Part of the Branchiostoma floridae strain S238N-H82 chromosome 11, Bfl_VNyyK, whole genome shotgun sequence genome, GTCATCCTTTGCTATAAATAATAGATAATGTAACCATAACATTGGCGTCTATAACAGACAATTCTGCAGCCATTTAAACTATTGTATGTAAACATAACAGTCGTAGACAGTCCTTACAGATCCTGAACAATATGCTTGAAATGTAAGTTACTAAATACAATGGAAAAAGTGAGTTTAAATGTTGTAGGGAAGTGGGTCACCTTCATTTAACCTCTAAGTAGGTCACCTGAATCAGAATGTCTGTGTTTTTGCCGCGCTGCCATCCACAGGTATAAATAACCAGCAAAAAACGAtaagatgtatcaaggttaaataaaggtcgaaaaaataaatataaatggtgtctattttttttctttgagttGATGTTtacttatatatatagtttttttattgTAGACTTTAAGATCAAATTAGATAATCTCacaattgaaatgaaataaaatgttgaaAAGAACAATAAAACGTGCATCCACTGTGGTTTATAACAGCGAGGACAAAGACAGTAACTAAACTCGGAGCATCCCATTATACAGTAAGTTATCTAGGTTAGACCACTTTCCCTTCAAGGATTTGGGACCTCAACATAAGCAGGCTCAAATAAGATAACATCTCATTGAAATTATGTCAACTTGACAAGTCACGAAACCCAACCCCACCCTACAGTCCCACCCCCTGTATATGGTCCATTGAATCCGCTGTGAGCAGctgacacatgtacaaaacGTGTCATTGATTTGTTCCGCACAGCTCTAAACTGACAACAATGTCCACATATACACCCAGCATGTTACACAAAAGGAAGATCACCATACTTAGACTCAATTCCGCACGATACTTTCCGTATATGAGATTATAACTAGGTGCACCGGAGAAAAAGTGACAACAAAATGCAGTGTTTATTTCTTCGCCAGATGGGAACACTTTTACTTTCCCCATGCATAAATTAGTTTGACTTTAGTGCCGAGCTAGCCGATTTGACCTACTTTTGCCCTTTACATTCAGGGCACGTTTTCGTGGGCAAAACCACGAAATTACGAACTTGAAACACTTGTTCCACGAACCTTATACTCCTGGAACTGCAGAGACATCTCGTGTGCTGTACCGTTCTGCTCGCTAGAACCGCGTGCCTGAGGAAAAGAGCTGCATGTCTGTAGGAcacttccattttttttctccccCTGCCAACTCGTTGTGTGTCTCTGATGACCTCTGGCTGCAAACATGACCTTTCGCGCCTAACCTATGACCTTACATCCGGTACACTCACTTCCGGTCTGAAGAATCGCTACTGCGCGTGCGCTTCATTACGCATGCGCTGTAGGACGTCTACACACCCGCTGCCGTCGCGATTTCCGTCAAAGTGTAAATCTTGATCGAGTAGTCTTAAGATTTGATCAATTTTTAGCGGTTAGAGGCGAAATATTGGCGGGAATTTCAGCCATTTGGAACGACAAGAGATGGCCAGAGAGTATGATCACCTTTTCAAGCTACTGATCATTGGAGATAGCGGTAAGTTGGGGACAAAAAGAACCGAGAGAGGACGCGACTGTTAGGACCCCCATCATGATTTAGGACCGCAAACATAGCAGGAATCATGTTGAGGCGTTTTTACCTTTCGGCAGATCGGAGCCTCGTGCCTTTACATGGTTTTCTTCTGCCCCCAGAAAAGTTCTCTATGCGCCAtattcactttgtcatgatgacAATCTCAAATCCTTGACTACAAAATCTGTTCAGTTTCAAAACTTGCCGGTTAGTTTAGACCCGGAAGTCGTCCAGTGACATGACATTATGTAAAAACTGACTCATTTCTTACTTCTCCTGCATTATCTtcaacattttgtacactgttctTAACCATATTTATTCCTCCTAAGTGTAAACTTTATATAGACTGATATTTAGCTGGAAACACCCTGTCGATCCCTAACTTGGCCTTCTCCAACAAGTGAAAGGATGGGCGTTGTCTTGTTACTGTTTCCAGGCCACGCAAAAGTTGTGGGGATTGTAGGAAGTGTCTATCCGGCCTGTCTAAATATGGACTATGACTAGACTAACCGTATAATCAGTTTGTCATTGACAAGTCTATCCCCATCATTTGACACCTGGAAATTGGATATGTTTCTGGGACAACAACATGACAACACCTGTTTGTGTGAATAGGTGTGTGTTATCTTTagatatgaatgaatgatggtATTTTATATCTTAATCTTCAGTACCTTTGTCTTTTCAGGTGTTGGCAAGAGCAGCTTGCTGTTGAGGTTTGCTGACAACACATTTTCAGGTAAGTGTGACTTTTCAGTTCGGGGACAATGTTTGCATGTAGAGGACatgttttggtgtgtttttccTTATATGGAAGGTCACTTTGCACTCATGTTGTTGCAATTGATCACACTCAAATCCAATCAATTGCAAGCCAATTACGGGCTGCCCCCTCGCAGGGACTGTTATGGTTTCACGCTTGGTTTAGTAAGAAAATTCCCTGGTTGGAATCCTCCTTCCCCAACTGCACTTTTAGGAATTCAGTTGACCTTCATGAGTTGTTATGTCATCCTTTGTTAGGACAATAatggacatactgtaaatgcaattatTATGGCAAGGATTtactgtagattcatttattttcatggggatttgattttgcatgAGGTTTGATAGcaataattacatgtatggtgTAATGTTAACGTTAGTGTCATCATTTTGGAATAGAGACACACCCAGAAAACAGCGGGAATAAAATTGCCCccaatatttcaagatttacagtagtttcttTTGTCTAGCAAGTGTCTACTACTGTGATGCTTGGTccttgaataaagaaaatatttatCTTACAAATATATCATGACTATATATTCATATTTTGGGTGAGTTTCACACATAGTTAAGGAGGAAACCATGATGGCCTGTTGGTTTTAGATTTAGTCCCAGGAAATTGCCCCAGACACATTAAAAACCCTCATTTCCCTATGAGAGTATTATGTCAACTCAGTAGTAAATGTGCATAATGTATTCCATATAAAGAGAACTGGGGCTATTAAAATCAAAGCGTAAAAGAATGTGGAATATTTTCCAATTTCTGGTCATATTGTGGCCAGGGCCATTCATTACTTTCATATGGTTCCCTTTAGCATGCAGTAAAAGGCTGATAAATTGTAAATAAAGGCCCCTGGAGGACCATATCCCTTATTACACGTCATTTCACGCTTGATAGAAAGATGTCATATTCCTGGGGTCGGCCCAGGGTCGTAAGAAGGGCCTCCGGAGAGCGAGATAGGAAtcatacattaacataatttggTCCCTTTTGGAAAACCCAGAAATCAATCATTTTTATTACAAGGAGAGGACAGCGCTGTAGTTGCTGTTTGCTTACATTATACAGCGACAACATTGGTAAATGAACCAGCCAAATGTctaatttgaaaatttaaatTGATTCTAAGGCAATTGGAAAAATTATGTATAACACTTTCATGTATAAAAAAGATGACTTGATTTTTCTGGGGACAATTTTTACATGAGCAGATAAAATATGAGAGATTATCGCAAGTGATAGATATTGGTAATATTGGTATTGGTTATTGCACTTTTACCATATTTTTCAGTTTCCGGTTGTATGTATTGTTGTACATTCAACAGTGCCAAATTCTAAGCCACTTTTTGGAAATACATGGACTTGTACCATAAACAATTTGCAGTGACATCAGTTCTGGGAATGGGATATTTATTGTCTTTGGAGTTATGATGATATGCCTGCTTTAAAATTTATTGTTTGATCACCCATTATTTCCTCAATCGTTAAATGCTTAGGTCGGCCCATTTACCGCtccaggaaaaaaatcattagTTTCTGGCTCTGGTCCAATGACAGTGTTTTGGTAACGGTTCCTTGTAGGGCAGGAAAATCAATGTCTTAGGTCAATACGTCAACAGTTAGAAGGGGCCGTTATTCATGATTACTGTTGACTCTGGTCCTGATGATCAGTCGGGTGATTTCCCTTGAAGAGCCAAAATTGTCTTTGAGAGTAAAAAGGATTATGTAAAGGAAGTTGGTATGAGGGTTTTTTGtgatgaatgtacatgtatcactaggATATGTGtcagggcccgaaatacttttttctgcacacctgcacgggtgcaggtaacattgaaaattacctgcaccagacaaattttacctgcaacactatgaatttaggaagtatggatcatactaaaattgttcaggaactatagctattttttctgttatactttataagtggtaacagtcaatgcagctaataacaatccagatacacctacatcatactattcataggacatttatgtataaaacccagtacatggaccagagcaggttaggtgcaggtagacaccagaaatacctgcacagctccaattttacctgcactaaggtgcatatgcaggtggtatttcgagccctgtgtgtATTGGTAGCGTGTTCATTTTTGGATCGATTCATGACAAGAATGACATATTATTCCTATTTCGGATAGTTTTACAGAATGCTGACCTGTACCAACAAATATGGCTCACAAGGATTTCTTGCTTAAGGCCACATTAATTTAAtgtgttggttctcggattttttttacagtactagtaagaATATGGCACACGGACATTATAAAAGcagagggcagggaggaaaactttaaCATGTCTGTATTTACCACCATTAAAAAGGCATGAAtctggtcctcaggctttgttATCATTGTGCTCAGCCATGCAAGcatgttttcaatttttgttttgaatccATGGACCAACTAATTAAACTGGCTTGGCCTTATGACAGCTTGTTATTGGTGTGCAACTGTCGCTGCCAATTACTTGCCATTGTGGAAAGGTGTATGTGGACATGCCACTCATAGGAAAACAGGCCAAAGTCTGTGAGCACATGGCTGTATAGCAAGTAAGTCAACAGGTCATGGTCTGATATTCTATAATTGACAGCTTTGCATATAGATCTAATGTACACAAGTAAGTTGTCTTGTTGCAAGGTTTTTGATCATGAACTATTGTTCCAACCAAAAGAGGgtaatgtttttctttacaaGGTGGCATAGATTTCCAAAGAATAGAAGTCATATTCAGGGTGGAAAGAAATACTGTGTGTGTACCCCCAAATGCCAAATTGGAGCTTATTATTTCATTTATATGGTGCACTGATACACCTAGAAATTGAGTGGGTCAAGGTATGACTGTATACTATTATATTTTTGGTGACAGGTGTCTAGGTGACAAATTAAAAGACCCTTGTTACTATCTTTGCATCTAGATTTTTAGGTTATGTTCACCAGGGCATGtatatacacctacatgtattccAAAAAGAAATTTTGAGCCTTGATATCACTTTGAGGAAGCAAACTAAGCAAAAGAGTCAGTCAGTGTACCTTTCTGACTCGTGTGTTTGCCGACTGTAGGTACGTATATCACCACCATTGGCGTAGACTTCAAGATCAGAACCATAGAGGTAGAGGGCACTAAGGTCAAGCTGCAGATATGGGACACGGCCGGACAGGAGCGATTCCGCACCATCACGTCCACGTAAGTTTCCGTGTCGTTCTCTCCCCTCGCGAGAACTCCCCAACCATCtcctctctctttgtctctccaCGCTATACCAGGTACCTACATAACGACAATCGGCGTGGATTTCAAGATCAGGACGACGGAAATGAATGGAGAGAAGGTGAAACTGCAAATCTGGGACACCGCTGGCCAGGAGCGGTTTCGTACCATCACTTCCACGTGAGAGTTCTTGCCTTGATTCCCCGTGCTTGTGCCTCCACTGCAGGAGAGAGCGTAACGTCTGGTGTCGTCTGTTCATCCGTTCTCAGCCATTGACTCATTTCAGCCATTACACAAACATTTTgtggtgtttgttttttacGTTGTAGCTACACTAGACTTACTGATGTACatgcgtgtgagtgtgtacaTTGTGCGCCTGTAGTTTTCACATTTACCCTTTCATTTCATGGCGGAAAATCTGCATGTTTCCTGGTTGGATCACAGCATGAGGCCTGACCAGATTGCTGCACTTGCATTTTGTTTCACACACCATATTTTATTTCCTAACAGTATGTCttgttggcatttttttttacaatatctgTTGTAACATATATTTTGTTGCTATGCATGTTAGTCTGTATTGTAATAACCTCAATTATCGGCTATTGTTTGAACACAGTTTGAGAATCTTGCATGATGTTTTAAGAGTCCCAAATATTATTTGAAAGCTGGAAATGTTCTCCAAGACATAGATTGTTTTATCATTTCTACAGTATTTTCAGTGTTAAGTTGTGCTTGTGCACAAGAGCGGAAAAAGCTACTTTTTCTGTTGTAAAGAAATTCTTAACTCACAGTTTTCTGACAAAATACCTTTCTTTTCTGATTCCCTTCCTGAAAATCTGCAACCTAATATATGTATAACAGCAATTTCCTAGTACATATTTTTTACTCATCTGTATGTGTGGTACTTCTTGTGCAGGTATTACAGAGGGACCCACGGAGTTATAGTGGTGTATGATGTCACCAGCGCAGACTCCTTTGTCAACGTCAAGAGATGGTTACACGAAATAGACCAGAATTGTGACGTGGTCAACAGGATACTAGGTACACACACTTTTGTTCATAGTAATAGTGTAGAATAGTGTTCATATCATCCTTATCAATGCAGACATTATGTTTTTGTGACCTTTGCAAGACAAATCCCCCTAGCAGCTGTCTTGCAAACTGTAATTACAAGCATGTGAAATTTAGTGTGAAAACGTGTCAGTGGGCAATACATTTTGGCAGCAACTATGCTGTAACAGAGCTATATTTCTTTATTGTAGATTTTTACTGGCATAGGCCaaatgcaaattaaagaaaCTTAGTAGTGATTTAAGGTTCCTTGAAAATTAACTACCTGCATGTGTAATTTTGCCAAGACTTTTTACTACTCTTTCCAAGCAGTATAGTTACTGTCACACAGTTGAAACTATCTTGCTTCCACTAAAATGTTACACCAACTAAACCCTCTGGCACAGTTCCAGAACATTTACTACAACTGTAATGCCATCTGGAAAACCACAGGCTCAATCAATGATCGCTCGGCTAAATACCTACACAGGAATTTGTTGACACATGCAGGGCAGCGTGCCAGACTTGTAAATGTCTTTATACACTTTGACGCCAAGTTTCTCTTGGATAatttgaacagaaaaaaatgtttgcttttgttGTAGTTACCttagccaagaaggttatgtttttgatggcttattttgtgtgtgtgtctgtggacagcataacttgaaaagcctacatgtatgatatttggTGTATGGGTAGTGTTTGGGAAATGAAGTGCAAGTTTGATAACGAGCCTTCTAGCAGTTTTCTACAGTATTGCAGCAGgtttttaaaatcttgtttATGTAGTATGATGATAAGGATGGGCATGAGTTTGACAGCCACTGGTTTAACCACAATGTTCTTGTCTTCAGTTGGAAACAAGAACGACTGTCCTGAGAGGAAAGTGGTGGAGACGGGCGATGCGCAGAGGTTTGCCGATCAGATGGGCATTAAACTGTTTGAAACCAGTGCCAAGGAAAACATCAATGTGGAAGAGGTAGGACTGAGAACAACTTAACCATGGATGAATGGGGGGGGAGTTGAAAGTGTGCAGGGATTTGAAAAATACCAGGAAGAATTTATCACAAGGAAAAGATAAAGCAGAATGACAGGAATAAAAAGTTGGCATAAAGGAAACCTTGTAATAACATTTTCAACACTTCTCTAATCGTTTTTGCTGTCTATCCCAAAGAGTATATGTTATTTCCACTGAATGGAGTGATAACTATTGTCAAATATTCTCGTCTTCAACAGTTTTGGGAACGTCGGAATGTGCTTGTGGTATGGGATGGATTTAGTCGTGTATTGAATGTATCATACTGTAGTATCCTACTCTGCTATTACAGTTTTGATAGTACTTCatgtgaggtgaggtgaggtgagtactacatgtagtatgcaaCAATACAGAGTGGTCTTGTTTCACATACTTACACACCGTGATTTTGTTTCTTCGTCAGATGTTTAACGAGATCACAAGGCAAGTCCTTCACCAGAAGAAGGAGACCCAAGCCAAACTAGCAGCACAGACGAACGAGACGATAAAACTGGACAAACACAAGGGGCACAAGAGAAGAAGATGTGGTGCGGTCGGCTGCAAGATGtgaacgcccccctcccccagttcAATTTTGTGAAGTAAAGAAACTTTTAGTCCTTTTTATTTATGCAGTGAAGAATGAATGGTAAT contains:
- the LOC118425741 gene encoding ras-related protein Rab-35-like isoform X2 codes for the protein MAREYDHLFKLLIIGDSGVGKSSLLLRFADNTFSGTYITTIGVDFKIRTIEVEGTKVKLQIWDTAGQERFRTITSTYYRGTHGVIVVYDVTSADSFVNVKRWLHEIDQNCDVVNRILVGNKNDCPERKVVETGDAQRFADQMGIKLFETSAKENINVEEMFNEITRQVLHQKKETQAKLAAQTNETIKLDKHKGHKRRRCGAVGCKM
- the LOC118425741 gene encoding ras-related protein Rab-35-like isoform X1, which translates into the protein MAREYDHLFKLLIIGDSGVGKSSLLLRFADNTFSGTYITTIGVDFKIRTTEMNGEKVKLQIWDTAGQERFRTITSTYYRGTHGVIVVYDVTSADSFVNVKRWLHEIDQNCDVVNRILVGNKNDCPERKVVETGDAQRFADQMGIKLFETSAKENINVEEMFNEITRQVLHQKKETQAKLAAQTNETIKLDKHKGHKRRRCGAVGCKM